From the genome of Actinomycetota bacterium, one region includes:
- a CDS encoding SRPBCC family protein, whose translation MSRNRIELPASPEQVFGVLIDPYSFPKWVVGAKRIRGIDPDWPRPGSAFHHTSGAGGELTVKDKTEMVTMNPPMSLVLQAYLRPLGIVRIRMLLERGATEGTTLFTIREAPAPGTKMTRVKKLLDPALYLRNKKSLQCLEKLIRETAPGPESAAKAG comes from the coding sequence ATGTCACGCAACCGAATTGAGCTCCCCGCGAGCCCGGAGCAGGTCTTCGGGGTCCTGATCGACCCCTACTCGTTCCCCAAGTGGGTCGTGGGAGCGAAGCGCATACGCGGCATCGACCCGGACTGGCCCCGCCCCGGGTCGGCCTTCCACCACACCAGCGGCGCCGGCGGCGAGCTGACGGTGAAGGACAAGACCGAGATGGTCACCATGAACCCGCCGATGAGCCTGGTGCTGCAGGCCTACCTGAGGCCGCTCGGGATCGTCCGGATCCGCATGCTGCTGGAGCGGGGTGCGACCGAGGGGACCACGCTGTTCACCATCCGGGAGGCGCCGGCCCCCGGCACCAAGATGACCAGGGTCAAAAAGCTGCTGGACCCGGCGCTGTACCTGCGAAACAAAAAGTCGCTGCAGTGCCTGGAGAAGCTTATCCGGGAGACCGCCCCGGGCCCCGAGTCCGCAGCCAAAGCCGGCTGA
- a CDS encoding Rieske (2Fe-2S) protein — MTATRPPESREKRLKEGGLMSRRDYLRMLVIASGGLLIGTAGLASGVFRRHGAGAGPAKLVAGSVGKGKMVTFSYPGDDDPVIAMRLNDGELVAFSSVCTHLSCAVLWRREEGVLECPCHKGIFNERTGEVVAGPPPRPLPKIRLEERADGVYAVGTEE, encoded by the coding sequence GTGACCGCCACCCGGCCCCCGGAGAGCCGGGAGAAGCGACTCAAGGAGGGAGGGCTCATGTCCCGGCGGGACTACCTGCGGATGCTGGTGATCGCATCGGGCGGGCTTCTGATCGGGACCGCAGGGCTGGCATCGGGCGTCTTCCGCCGCCACGGCGCCGGCGCCGGTCCCGCAAAGCTGGTGGCCGGCTCGGTGGGCAAGGGAAAGATGGTGACCTTCTCCTACCCGGGCGATGACGACCCCGTGATCGCCATGCGGTTGAACGACGGGGAGCTGGTGGCGTTCTCGTCGGTTTGCACCCACCTGTCCTGCGCCGTCCTCTGGCGCCGGGAAGAGGGAGTGCTGGAGTGCCCCTGCCACAAGGGCATCTTCAACGAGCGCACCGGGGAGGTCGTCGCCGGGCCGCCGCCCCGGCCGCTGCCGAAGATCCGGCTGGAGGAACGTGCCGACGGGGTCTACGCGGTCGGCACTGAGGAGTAG
- a CDS encoding 4Fe-4S dicluster domain-containing protein, translated as MRKKALFIDPGRCIGCQACVAACRECDSHKGRSMIHLDYVDMGNSAAAMPTVCMHCSDPVAPCAQVCPVDAIPVGTDGVVGTASPELCIGCGNCVHACPFGVPKLDIPEMLQYKCDLCYDRSSQGLLPMCASVCPTDALFYGTYDELVAKRPSAKAIDVFDFGNQSVVTGNALVAPAGGEDVIPGGYSVWNEFLSEEKV; from the coding sequence ATGAGGAAAAAAGCGCTGTTCATCGACCCGGGCCGGTGTATCGGGTGCCAGGCGTGTGTCGCGGCGTGCCGGGAGTGCGACTCCCACAAAGGCCGCTCGATGATCCACCTCGACTACGTCGACATGGGCAACTCGGCCGCCGCCATGCCCACCGTCTGCATGCACTGTTCGGACCCGGTCGCCCCCTGCGCCCAGGTCTGCCCGGTCGACGCGATCCCGGTCGGCACCGACGGGGTGGTGGGGACCGCTTCGCCCGAGCTGTGCATCGGCTGCGGCAACTGTGTCCACGCCTGCCCGTTCGGGGTCCCCAAGCTCGACATCCCCGAGATGCTCCAGTACAAGTGCGACCTCTGCTACGACCGCAGCTCGCAGGGACTGCTGCCGATGTGCGCTTCGGTCTGCCCGACCGATGCCCTGTTCTACGGCACCTACGACGAGCTGGTCGCGAAGCGCCCGTCGGCCAAGGCGATCGACGTCTTCGACTTCGGCAACCAGAGCGTGGTCACCGGCAACGCGCTGGTGGCGCCGGCCGGGGGCGAGGACGTGATCCCCGGGGGCTACAGCGTGTGGAACGAGTTTCTTTCCGAGGAGAAGGTGTGA
- a CDS encoding SDR family NAD(P)-dependent oxidoreductase has protein sequence MEINSQTVAVVTGATSGIGRETALALLDAGASVVAAARGVEGLSDLEQLAGTPDRLVTVPCDVSDPATAPRLVDAAVDRFGRMDVWVNNAAVMSFGSFEQTPAESFRRVIDVNLFGFVNGARAALAQFRKQGSGILVNVSSILGKLTGPDMAPYVTSKFAIQGFSEVLRTELRRTKGIEVCNVLPGGVNTALYRQCANYSGRFVRPLYPLQSPDAVAKVVLKSIRNPRRERRVGKAGRLQLLSHHVSPGIYERVMAVAFPRALFSRARVPVDPGNLFAPVRRSTEGVKTRRLAIFGFRVAKEGEMHVTQPN, from the coding sequence TTGGAAATCAATTCGCAGACGGTGGCCGTAGTGACCGGCGCCACCAGCGGGATCGGCAGGGAGACAGCCCTCGCCCTGCTGGATGCCGGCGCCTCGGTCGTCGCGGCGGCCCGAGGGGTCGAGGGGCTATCCGATCTGGAGCAGCTGGCCGGCACGCCCGACCGCCTGGTGACCGTCCCGTGCGACGTCTCCGACCCGGCCACCGCGCCCCGCCTGGTGGATGCGGCCGTCGACCGGTTCGGCCGCATGGACGTCTGGGTCAACAACGCCGCCGTCATGAGCTTCGGCAGCTTCGAGCAGACCCCGGCCGAGTCCTTCCGCAGGGTCATCGACGTCAACCTTTTCGGCTTCGTCAACGGCGCCCGGGCGGCACTGGCTCAGTTTCGCAAGCAGGGCTCGGGGATCCTGGTGAACGTCTCGTCGATCCTCGGGAAGCTGACCGGGCCGGACATGGCGCCGTACGTGACCAGCAAGTTTGCGATCCAGGGCTTTTCGGAGGTTCTGCGAACCGAGCTGCGGCGCACCAAGGGCATCGAGGTCTGCAACGTGCTGCCCGGAGGCGTGAACACCGCCCTCTACCGGCAGTGCGCCAACTACTCCGGCCGGTTCGTCCGGCCGCTGTACCCGCTCCAGTCGCCCGACGCCGTGGCTAAGGTTGTCCTGAAGAGCATCCGGAACCCCCGAAGGGAGCGAAGGGTCGGCAAGGCCGGCCGCCTGCAGCTTCTTAGCCACCACGTCTCGCCGGGCATCTACGAGCGGGTGATGGCGGTTGCCTTCCCCCGTGCCCTGTTCAGCCGGGCCCGGGTACCGGTCGACCCGGGCAACCTGTTCGCTCCGGTGCGCCGGTCGACCGAGGGAGTGAAGACCCGCCGGCTCGCAATCTTCGGCTTCCGGGTCGCCAAAGAGGGGGAGATGCATGTCACGCAACCGAATTGA